The following proteins are co-located in the Dehalococcoides mccartyi 195 genome:
- the cysE gene encoding serine O-acetyltransferase, with amino-acid sequence MIKDIRNVFSKDPAARSVAEVLFCYPGLHALWFHRVANWLWRHKLHFWARWLSHGGRFCTGIEIHPGAKIGQRFFIDHGMGVVIGETSEIGDDVLMYQGVVLGGTSLSKGKRHPTIGSNVVIGTGAVVLGGITVGEGAKIGAGSVVTKDVPAGATVVGIPGRVVEESRQMVIDLEHGKLPDPVADALKVVLAEQQKLMDRLAQLEKNSELKVPQDELRGQIREIMKEFNL; translated from the coding sequence ATGATAAAAGATATTAGAAACGTTTTCAGTAAAGACCCGGCTGCCCGAAGTGTGGCAGAGGTTCTTTTTTGTTATCCGGGTTTGCATGCCCTCTGGTTTCACCGGGTGGCAAACTGGCTTTGGCGTCACAAGCTCCATTTCTGGGCACGCTGGCTTTCCCACGGCGGGCGGTTCTGCACCGGCATTGAGATTCATCCGGGGGCAAAAATAGGCCAGCGTTTCTTCATTGACCATGGAATGGGTGTAGTCATTGGTGAAACCTCTGAAATTGGTGATGACGTGCTCATGTATCAGGGGGTGGTCTTAGGCGGCACCAGTTTGTCCAAGGGTAAGCGTCACCCTACTATCGGCAGCAATGTGGTTATCGGCACAGGTGCGGTAGTGCTGGGCGGCATTACAGTGGGCGAAGGGGCAAAAATAGGGGCGGGTTCGGTAGTGACTAAAGACGTTCCGGCCGGGGCAACTGTAGTGGGTATACCGGGGCGGGTAGTAGAAGAATCCCGCCAGATGGTTATTGATTTGGAACACGGCAAACTGCCTGACCCGGTAGCGGATGCCTTAAAGGTAGTGCTGGCCGAACAGCAAAAGCTGATGGACAGGCTTGCCCAGCTTGAAAAAAACAGCGAGCTGAAAGTGCCTCAGGATGAGCTTCGCGGGCAGATACGTGAAATTATGAAAGAGTTTAACCTCTGA
- the cutA gene encoding divalent-cation tolerance protein CutA → MKANSFLVVFITAKDAEEAALISKVLLSQRKAACVSIVPRVNSQYWWQGKIEESAESLLIVKTRQSLLDSLIEVVKEVHSYENPEILALPVAGGSPEYLDWLDKELSAPPDIPE, encoded by the coding sequence GTGAAGGCAAATTCATTTCTGGTAGTCTTCATAACCGCCAAAGATGCGGAGGAAGCCGCCCTTATCTCAAAGGTGCTGCTTAGCCAGCGCAAAGCGGCCTGTGTCAGCATTGTTCCGCGGGTAAACTCGCAGTATTGGTGGCAGGGGAAGATAGAGGAATCAGCCGAAAGCCTGCTGATTGTTAAAACCCGCCAGTCCCTGCTGGATTCGCTTATAGAGGTAGTAAAGGAAGTTCACAGTTACGAAAACCCCGAAATATTGGCACTGCCGGTAGCCGGGGGCAGCCCGGAATATCTGGACTGGCTGGATAAAGAACTTTCCGCCCCGCCGGATATTCCGGAATAG
- the nadA gene encoding quinolinate synthase NadA — MYTELISHKIAELKKERKAVILAHNYQLGEIQEAADFVGDSLELARKAANIDAEVIVFCGVHFMAETAAILSPEKTVLAPEPKAGCPMADMISGAELREFKARYPGLPVVCYVNSTAEVKAESDICCTSANAVKVVESLKSDTVLFVPDQYLGAFVQAHTAKKIISWPGYCPCHARIKPEDILNLKKHYPKAKVVVHPESRPEVTALADGVLSTGQMVTYAARADVKELIVGTEIGMLYRLRKENPNKLFIPVSEQAVCANMKMTTLPKLLASLENMQTVVSVPEEIRRKAVGAVERMLKVT; from the coding sequence ATGTACACAGAGCTTATTTCGCACAAAATAGCGGAACTCAAAAAAGAACGTAAGGCCGTTATACTGGCCCACAACTACCAGCTGGGAGAAATTCAGGAGGCGGCGGATTTTGTGGGTGACTCGCTGGAACTGGCCCGCAAGGCGGCCAATATTGATGCCGAAGTGATAGTTTTCTGCGGGGTTCACTTTATGGCTGAAACAGCGGCTATACTCAGCCCCGAAAAGACGGTCCTTGCACCAGAGCCAAAGGCCGGCTGCCCCATGGCGGATATGATAAGCGGGGCGGAACTCAGGGAATTTAAAGCCCGTTACCCCGGTTTGCCGGTGGTTTGTTATGTTAACTCTACTGCGGAGGTCAAGGCTGAGTCTGATATCTGCTGCACCTCTGCTAACGCCGTAAAAGTGGTGGAAAGCCTGAAATCAGATACGGTTTTATTCGTTCCTGACCAGTATCTGGGGGCGTTTGTTCAGGCGCATACCGCGAAAAAAATAATAAGCTGGCCGGGTTATTGCCCCTGCCATGCCCGTATAAAACCTGAAGATATTCTAAACTTAAAAAAGCACTACCCCAAAGCCAAAGTGGTAGTCCACCCCGAAAGCCGGCCTGAGGTAACCGCCTTGGCAGACGGGGTTTTATCTACCGGGCAGATGGTAACTTATGCCGCCCGGGCAGATGTTAAAGAGCTTATTGTAGGCACTGAAATAGGTATGCTCTACCGCCTGCGAAAGGAAAACCCAAACAAGCTCTTTATACCGGTATCCGAACAGGCTGTATGTGCCAATATGAAAATGACCACCCTGCCCAAGCTGCTTGCCAGTCTGGAAAATATGCAGACAGTAGTAAGTGTGCCGGAGGAAATCCGGCGTAAGGCAGTGGGTGCGGTAGAACGAATGCTGAAGGTGACTTAA
- a CDS encoding class I SAM-dependent methyltransferase — protein sequence MMQDNVTPPSYYKTDYWKRYSKVYDFLTRLLFTPFGGEERFRRKFVDEANIQPRDNIIDMCCGTGATTRLVAGKLKDGQVTGVDLSPDMMARAKEKVTGLPAVFQQASGDNLPFPEGTFDKAFVSYGLHEMPTPIRHEAIKQIYKVLKPGGVFNVLDYNLPQGIGGLGIRVFIRVFEGLPAYQMMQPGVLSGELKDGGFEILNRRQRLLGMFQIIQVRKPL from the coding sequence ATGATGCAGGACAACGTTACTCCGCCCTCCTATTACAAGACAGATTACTGGAAACGTTATTCCAAGGTTTATGACTTTCTAACCCGTTTGCTTTTCACGCCTTTCGGCGGGGAAGAGCGCTTTCGCCGCAAATTCGTAGATGAAGCCAATATTCAGCCCAGGGACAATATTATAGATATGTGCTGCGGCACAGGGGCAACTACCCGTCTGGTAGCCGGAAAATTAAAAGACGGTCAGGTAACAGGGGTTGACCTTTCTCCTGATATGATGGCCAGAGCCAAAGAAAAAGTAACAGGCCTGCCGGCTGTTTTCCAGCAGGCTTCGGGTGACAACCTGCCCTTCCCGGAGGGTACTTTTGACAAGGCTTTTGTATCCTACGGCCTGCATGAAATGCCCACCCCTATCCGCCATGAAGCCATTAAACAGATTTATAAAGTGCTCAAGCCGGGGGGTGTTTTCAACGTGCTGGACTATAACCTGCCTCAGGGTATCGGGGGTTTGGGCATCCGGGTATTTATCCGGGTGTTTGAGGGTCTGCCGGCTTATCAGATGATGCAGCCGGGGGTCTTAAGCGGTGAACTAAAGGATGGCGGGTTTGAAATTCTTAACCGCCGCCAGCGTCTTTTAGGTATGTTCCAGATAATTCAGGTGCGCAAACCGCTTTAG
- a CDS encoding AIR synthase family protein — protein MTEMPEIGKISPDIFRELIYPRLGAASPDVLIGPRSGVDAAVVNLGGKAVSLTTDPVFIVPEYGWERAAWFAINILLSDSVTSGLKPKYLTIDLNLPMGITKDQLSLVWQVIHDQCASNGVSIVTGHTARYENCGYPFVGGATVIGEGELNQYVGPEFVKPGDKIIITKGPAIEACGIFAAMFPGFLARKFGADFSRKAQDIFYKMSVVEDALAAVSVGVRDNGVTVMHDATECGIWGGLYEIAEAAGMGVTIEKDQIVIEDGVKEICALFGIDPFASISEGTLLLTCRAHKAEAILSAMSAKGIKASVAGEITPAGSGMKLVENGQEKPLVHPQVDPFWKAFYNALEKYDELEGKK, from the coding sequence ATGACCGAAATGCCTGAAATAGGTAAAATATCACCGGATATTTTCAGGGAACTGATTTATCCCAGACTGGGGGCAGCCTCACCGGATGTGCTCATAGGACCTAGAAGCGGGGTTGATGCCGCCGTGGTAAATCTGGGGGGTAAGGCCGTTTCCCTGACTACCGACCCGGTTTTTATAGTACCTGAATATGGTTGGGAGAGGGCTGCCTGGTTTGCTATCAATATCCTCCTCTCAGATTCGGTTACCTCCGGTTTAAAACCCAAATACCTGACCATAGACCTTAACTTACCCATGGGTATTACCAAAGACCAGCTGAGTCTGGTCTGGCAGGTTATTCATGACCAGTGCGCCAGTAACGGCGTTTCCATAGTAACCGGACATACCGCCAGATATGAAAACTGCGGCTACCCGTTTGTTGGCGGGGCAACCGTAATTGGTGAGGGTGAACTGAATCAGTATGTCGGCCCGGAATTCGTAAAGCCGGGCGATAAAATAATTATTACCAAAGGACCGGCTATTGAAGCCTGCGGTATTTTTGCCGCCATGTTCCCCGGTTTTCTGGCCAGAAAATTCGGGGCGGATTTCAGCCGGAAAGCCCAGGATATTTTTTATAAAATGAGTGTGGTGGAAGACGCTCTGGCGGCTGTGTCTGTGGGGGTGCGGGATAACGGGGTAACTGTTATGCATGATGCAACCGAATGCGGCATCTGGGGCGGACTGTATGAAATAGCCGAAGCTGCCGGTATGGGTGTCACCATAGAAAAAGACCAGATTGTGATTGAAGACGGGGTAAAGGAAATCTGCGCCCTGTTCGGGATAGACCCTTTTGCTTCCATAAGTGAAGGCACTCTGCTGCTTACCTGCCGTGCCCATAAGGCGGAGGCAATCCTTTCAGCTATGTCTGCTAAGGGTATCAAAGCTTCGGTTGCCGGTGAAATAACCCCGGCCGGAAGCGGGATGAAGCTGGTGGAAAACGGGCAGGAAAAACCGCTGGTTCACCCTCAGGTTGACCCGTTCTGGAAGGCCTTTTATAATGCCCTGGAAAAGTATGATGAACTGGAAGGCAAAAAATGA
- a CDS encoding FAD:protein FMN transferase, whose amino-acid sequence MKNKLTRRDFIRISAVGAGVLAAGGLGVKELITSAAECQYSETKTLLGTYITITLVDSSRDNAEAKVKDTFAEIERLSSVFNRFDITSELYRLNKSGQAIGASSEFVSVLSSAQYCAELSGGAFDPTVLPALDLCQDSFAKTKLPPSVAQLDEVKYLVNYKEMSIKGKDVVLGRNGMALTLDGIAKGYIVDKATEYLRGRGVSQVIVEAGGDLALQGMREDGQPWKVGITHPRAYTGYYDVIQSSNACLATSGDYENAFTPDYKYNHIIDPRTGFSPQELCSATVIARDTLLADALATAAMVMGVDETLKLLESLDGAEALLIGKDLKSYTTSGYRALSEHLST is encoded by the coding sequence GTGAAAAATAAACTTACCAGAAGAGATTTTATCAGGATTTCGGCTGTAGGTGCCGGGGTTTTAGCTGCCGGAGGTTTAGGGGTTAAAGAGCTGATAACCTCTGCGGCTGAATGCCAGTATTCCGAAACCAAAACTCTTTTGGGTACTTATATAACCATCACTCTGGTAGACAGCAGCCGGGACAATGCCGAAGCCAAGGTCAAGGATACCTTCGCTGAAATTGAGCGCTTGTCTTCGGTATTTAACCGCTTTGATATTACCTCTGAGCTTTACCGTTTGAATAAAAGCGGTCAGGCCATAGGTGCTTCCAGCGAATTTGTCTCGGTTCTTTCCAGTGCCCAGTATTGTGCCGAACTTAGCGGCGGGGCATTTGACCCTACCGTACTGCCTGCGCTGGACCTGTGCCAGGACAGCTTTGCCAAAACCAAGCTGCCCCCCTCTGTTGCCCAGCTGGATGAGGTAAAATATCTGGTTAATTATAAAGAGATGTCTATTAAAGGCAAAGACGTAGTCTTGGGCAGAAACGGCATGGCTCTTACGTTGGACGGCATTGCCAAAGGCTATATTGTGGATAAGGCTACCGAATATCTGCGGGGACGGGGTGTCAGCCAGGTAATAGTTGAAGCTGGCGGGGATTTGGCCCTTCAGGGTATGCGCGAAGACGGCCAGCCGTGGAAGGTGGGTATTACCCATCCCAGGGCTTATACCGGCTACTATGATGTTATCCAGTCTTCCAATGCCTGTCTGGCTACTTCCGGTGATTATGAAAACGCCTTTACCCCAGATTATAAATATAACCATATTATTGACCCCCGAACCGGTTTTTCACCTCAGGAACTGTGCAGTGCTACGGTTATTGCCCGTGATACCCTGCTGGCTGATGCTCTGGCTACTGCCGCCATGGTTATGGGCGTAGACGAGACCCTTAAACTGCTGGAGAGTTTGGACGGAGCCGAAGCTTTGCTTATCGGCAAAGACCTGAAGAGTTATACAACCAGCGGTTACCGTGCCCTAAGTGAGCACCTCAGCACCTGA
- a CDS encoding 4Fe-4S binding protein, with the protein MQSSFWKLHGKQALIIFAIISVVIAGVIGKVSASPDVEQYLSKVVPEAASFKKLDDRASDDLYLFAALDSNGTQIAYVTSGQGIGYAGSMTVVVAWSNEGVILAMDVPQTNDTPAWYGRLAANDYFSQFIGRSYQDPLQLNEDINAISGATRSSTGVDTGVRAGRLILSEQLGNPYPVPPEPVNFGLAEVFFIAGIVSVFALRMVPALRKIHVLRYLSLLIGLAVFGIWLSIPLSLVNFIVFPTGFAPTWQSNLLLYLMVFGIIGAALAFGKNLWCFWMCPFSAIQEGLNFIGGGRTRPITRTQLAMRNTRYFILWVIVVLVLVFQSPQMAVFEPWNTIFSLKGALDQWLLVIATLGVSLFIHDFWCHYLCPVGATMDIILKIRKGTIGLVRKFSSR; encoded by the coding sequence ATGCAGAGCAGTTTCTGGAAACTACACGGTAAACAAGCGCTTATAATATTTGCCATTATCTCTGTAGTTATAGCCGGGGTAATAGGCAAGGTTTCCGCTTCACCTGACGTTGAGCAGTATCTTTCAAAGGTTGTTCCGGAAGCTGCCAGCTTTAAAAAACTGGATGACCGCGCATCAGATGACCTCTATCTGTTCGCTGCCCTTGACTCAAATGGCACCCAGATTGCGTATGTTACTTCCGGCCAGGGTATAGGTTATGCCGGCTCTATGACGGTAGTAGTTGCCTGGAGCAACGAAGGCGTTATTCTGGCTATGGATGTCCCCCAAACCAATGATACTCCTGCTTGGTACGGCAGACTGGCTGCCAATGATTATTTTTCCCAGTTTATCGGCCGCTCTTATCAGGACCCGCTCCAGCTGAATGAAGATATCAACGCCATTTCCGGAGCTACCCGTTCTTCAACCGGTGTTGATACCGGTGTCCGCGCAGGACGTCTGATACTTTCCGAACAGCTGGGCAACCCATATCCTGTTCCGCCTGAACCTGTCAATTTCGGGCTGGCCGAAGTCTTCTTTATTGCCGGCATTGTGTCAGTATTTGCCCTGCGGATGGTGCCTGCTTTACGCAAAATACATGTCCTGCGTTACCTGAGCCTGCTGATAGGGTTAGCAGTCTTCGGTATCTGGCTTTCCATACCGCTGAGTCTGGTTAACTTCATTGTCTTCCCCACCGGTTTTGCCCCAACCTGGCAAAGCAACTTGCTCCTGTACCTGATGGTTTTCGGTATCATAGGGGCGGCCCTTGCCTTCGGTAAAAACCTGTGGTGTTTCTGGATGTGCCCGTTCTCTGCCATTCAGGAAGGACTTAATTTTATCGGCGGCGGCCGTACCCGTCCCATTACCCGCACTCAGCTTGCCATGCGTAACACCAGGTATTTTATTCTCTGGGTAATAGTAGTGCTGGTTCTGGTTTTCCAGTCCCCTCAAATGGCAGTATTTGAGCCATGGAATACCATCTTTAGTCTGAAGGGGGCGCTGGATCAGTGGCTTCTGGTTATAGCTACTCTGGGCGTGTCTCTCTTTATCCATGACTTCTGGTGTCATTACCTCTGCCCGGTGGGTGCTACTATGGATATCATACTTAAAATACGCAAAGGCACTATCGGGCTGGTTCGGAAGTTTTCCAGCAGATAG
- a CDS encoding FMN-binding protein, whose amino-acid sequence MLALLSLGLAAIYGFTHQDLGYKEYISQVVPEDSEYTELMATSQGVLYAILDDEGQPQSYVTISQGQGYGGPLLVALNWSLDGIIQQISVPVQHEDLPWWRVLEARHFFDQYIGRGYEDPIQIHEDIDAVSGSTVSSNGVAMAVKAGRLLVVKELGSDYKDPLPGIKFGLPEFMVCLGLAFVFWVRTFKPFKNPKRARYLALTYSFFIVGIWLSVPLSLNNIASFLVGYAPSLEQFIIFYIVVWGILGLAILFGKNYYCYWLCPFSAVQEGLHFIGEGISPSSNAQKRFRWVRYALLWLALMLVFIFRAPNVSGFEPWNLFFSLKGDFQEWILMIATLIGAIIFYNFWCNYLCPVGASLDIIVKTRKWIGNKWKSLLKKK is encoded by the coding sequence CTGCTGGCTTTATTAAGTCTGGGGTTGGCCGCTATATATGGGTTTACCCATCAGGATTTAGGCTACAAGGAATACATTTCTCAGGTTGTACCGGAAGATTCCGAGTATACAGAGCTAATGGCTACCAGTCAGGGTGTGCTTTACGCCATACTGGATGACGAGGGTCAGCCTCAAAGCTATGTTACTATTTCGCAGGGACAGGGTTACGGCGGCCCTCTGCTGGTTGCCCTTAACTGGAGCCTTGACGGCATTATTCAGCAGATATCTGTCCCCGTTCAGCACGAAGACCTTCCCTGGTGGCGGGTTCTGGAAGCCAGACATTTTTTTGACCAGTATATAGGCCGCGGCTACGAAGACCCTATCCAGATACATGAAGACATAGACGCTGTTTCCGGTTCTACCGTTTCTTCAAACGGGGTCGCCATGGCTGTTAAGGCCGGAAGGCTTCTGGTGGTGAAGGAACTGGGGTCAGACTATAAAGACCCGCTTCCGGGTATAAAATTCGGTCTACCCGAATTTATGGTCTGTCTGGGTCTGGCCTTTGTGTTCTGGGTGCGCACCTTCAAGCCGTTTAAAAATCCCAAACGTGCCCGTTATCTGGCACTTACCTACAGCTTTTTTATAGTGGGTATCTGGCTTTCAGTACCCCTTAGCCTGAACAATATTGCCAGTTTCCTGGTAGGTTATGCCCCCAGCCTTGAGCAGTTTATCATCTTTTACATTGTAGTCTGGGGAATACTGGGTTTGGCCATCCTCTTTGGCAAAAACTACTACTGTTACTGGCTGTGTCCTTTCTCTGCGGTACAGGAAGGGCTTCATTTCATCGGAGAGGGCATTTCCCCCTCTTCCAATGCCCAGAAACGTTTCAGGTGGGTGCGCTATGCGCTTCTCTGGCTGGCTTTGATGCTGGTGTTTATATTCAGAGCGCCCAATGTGTCCGGTTTTGAACCCTGGAATCTGTTTTTCAGCCTCAAAGGGGACTTTCAGGAGTGGATACTCATGATAGCCACCTTGATAGGTGCCATAATTTTTTACAACTTCTGGTGTAATTATCTTTGCCCTGTAGGGGCTTCGCTGGATATAATAGTAAAGACCCGTAAGTGGATAGGAAACAAATGGAAAAGCCTGTTAAAGAAAAAATAA
- the tatC gene encoding twin-arginine translocase subunit TatC, with translation MSSKNETPETDEEEPPEEAKAKGKMPIGGHFNELRQRFTRSIIALIVGVLVAFFFATPIIGFLTAPGGPDFKPAQLGVMEYASVFFNVSLWAGFILASPYILYQLIAFITPALNRNEKKFIFTAIPAVTGMFLLGLAFAYYVALPPALNILLHWGDDVVLTVVGIRDYMNVVTRILIALGLIFETPFVIMVLARLGVVSPKWLASKRKIWIVVAFVIAALITPTFDPVNQTIMAGPLIVLYEISIWLSKLVYRKKREVSES, from the coding sequence GTGAGCAGTAAGAACGAAACTCCCGAAACGGACGAAGAAGAACCCCCGGAGGAAGCCAAGGCAAAAGGCAAAATGCCTATCGGCGGGCATTTTAATGAGCTTCGCCAGCGTTTTACCCGGAGTATCATTGCCCTGATAGTGGGTGTACTGGTGGCCTTTTTCTTTGCCACTCCCATTATCGGCTTTTTAACCGCTCCCGGCGGCCCGGATTTCAAACCGGCCCAGCTGGGGGTCATGGAATATGCCTCGGTCTTTTTCAATGTATCACTCTGGGCGGGGTTTATTCTGGCTTCCCCTTATATCCTTTACCAGCTGATTGCTTTTATTACCCCGGCTCTAAACCGCAATGAAAAGAAATTTATTTTTACGGCCATACCGGCGGTCACTGGAATGTTCCTGCTGGGTCTGGCTTTTGCTTATTATGTGGCTTTGCCTCCTGCTTTAAATATCCTGCTGCACTGGGGCGATGATGTGGTACTCACCGTGGTAGGTATCCGGGACTATATGAATGTAGTCACCAGAATACTCATTGCCTTGGGACTTATATTTGAAACCCCCTTTGTTATTATGGTGCTGGCCAGACTGGGAGTGGTATCCCCCAAGTGGCTGGCTTCCAAGCGCAAAATCTGGATAGTCGTGGCCTTTGTCATTGCCGCGCTTATTACACCTACCTTTGACCCGGTAAACCAGACCATCATGGCCGGTCCGCTGATTGTTCTTTATGAAATATCCATCTGGCTGTCAAAACTGGTATACCGCAAGAAGAGGGAAGTCAGCGAATCTTAG
- a CDS encoding Sec-independent protein translocase subunit TatA/TatB: MDFLGIGFGEIIIVLIVATLIFGPGKIPEFARQIGQFVNSFRKVTSEMTRDFTRAIDAENLASPGKKKTGSSSTSTSSKSKSLENFLNGPGSGGKA; the protein is encoded by the coding sequence ATGGATTTTCTGGGAATCGGCTTCGGTGAAATTATTATCGTGCTTATTGTGGCCACCCTGATCTTCGGGCCCGGCAAGATACCTGAGTTTGCCCGCCAAATCGGACAGTTCGTTAATTCCTTCCGCAAGGTAACCAGTGAGATGACCAGAGACTTTACCAGAGCTATTGATGCTGAAAATCTGGCCTCTCCCGGTAAAAAGAAGACCGGCAGTAGTTCTACCAGTACCTCCAGCAAATCTAAATCGCTTGAAAATTTTCTGAACGGACCTGGAAGCGGGGGTAAGGCGTGA
- a CDS encoding twin-arginine translocase TatA/TatE family subunit, whose translation MPKIGPIEILIIVLLIVVVFGASRIPKIGESLGKALHNIRKKNDFEEETPKPKVVKKLEDGAVSAKINEKIAETKKES comes from the coding sequence ATGCCTAAGATTGGCCCAATAGAGATACTCATTATTGTACTTCTGATTGTGGTGGTTTTTGGTGCCAGCCGAATTCCCAAAATCGGCGAATCACTGGGTAAAGCCCTGCACAATATCCGCAAGAAGAATGACTTTGAAGAGGAAACTCCCAAGCCGAAGGTTGTAAAAAAACTGGAGGATGGTGCGGTTTCCGCCAAGATAAACGAAAAGATAGCTGAGACTAAAAAAGAGTCTTAA
- the tatA gene encoding twin-arginine translocase TatA/TatE family subunit encodes MPKIGPMEILIIVLLVVVVFGIGKLPQVGDAIGKGIRNFRKASSGEEEKEEVETKEETKTIEKSE; translated from the coding sequence ATGCCTAAGATTGGTCCTATGGAAATACTTATCATAGTTCTTTTGGTTGTAGTGGTGTTCGGTATAGGCAAACTTCCTCAGGTCGGAGATGCTATCGGCAAGGGCATCAGAAACTTCAGGAAGGCTTCCTCCGGTGAAGAAGAAAAAGAGGAAGTTGAAACCAAGGAAGAAACCAAGACCATTGAAAAATCAGAATAA
- the folP gene encoding dihydropteroate synthase, whose amino-acid sequence MDLPAKKPVESLFGSKQFGWGERTYIMGIVNVTADSFSGDGLGANPEAALEQARRFALEGADILDIGGESTRPGSQPVNTREELDRVIPAVRLISRNLDIPVSVDTYRREVAEEALKAGACIINDVWGLKKDPSLFELAAKRPAGWVITSNQRENPAEDIMAAVTSELRETALRLLGLGVPARNIIIDPGVGFGKTLEQNLEIVRRLSELKTLNLPILLGTSRKSLIGQVLDTPPGERLEGTAATVALGIGGGADIVRVHDVAYMKRVCRMSDAVVRGKIWK is encoded by the coding sequence ATGGATTTACCCGCAAAAAAACCTGTAGAAAGCCTCTTCGGCTCAAAACAATTCGGCTGGGGAGAGCGTACCTACATAATGGGTATAGTCAATGTCACCGCTGACTCATTTTCAGGTGACGGACTGGGTGCTAACCCCGAAGCCGCTCTGGAACAGGCCCGCCGTTTTGCTCTGGAAGGGGCAGATATACTGGATATAGGCGGTGAAAGCACCCGCCCGGGCAGCCAGCCGGTAAACACCCGGGAAGAACTGGACAGGGTCATACCGGCGGTTAGGCTTATTTCCCGAAATCTGGATATACCCGTAAGCGTAGATACCTACCGGCGAGAAGTGGCGGAAGAAGCCCTGAAAGCCGGCGCCTGCATAATAAATGATGTCTGGGGGTTAAAAAAAGACCCTTCCCTTTTTGAGCTGGCAGCCAAAAGGCCTGCCGGCTGGGTGATAACCTCCAACCAGCGGGAAAACCCGGCGGAAGATATAATGGCGGCAGTCACCAGCGAACTGAGGGAAACTGCCCTGAGGCTGCTTGGCTTGGGTGTACCCGCCCGAAATATTATTATTGACCCCGGAGTGGGGTTCGGCAAAACCCTGGAGCAAAATCTGGAAATTGTCCGCCGTTTGTCAGAACTGAAAACCCTAAATCTGCCTATACTGCTGGGCACTTCCCGCAAATCCCTTATCGGGCAGGTGCTGGACACCCCGCCGGGCGAAAGGCTGGAAGGGACGGCCGCCACGGTTGCCCTGGGGATAGGGGGCGGGGCGGATATTGTAAGGGTGCATGATGTAGCCTATATGAAACGGGTCTGCCGGATGAGTGATGCTGTTGTAAGGGGTAAAATATGGAAATAA
- the folK gene encoding 2-amino-4-hydroxy-6-hydroxymethyldihydropteridine diphosphokinase, translating into MEIIYLGLGSNTGEREQNLKDAQSRLSEKISISGLSTIYETKPLNCPAQPDFLNMVLEARTELSPQDLLAFTQKVEQDMGRSPSSHNQPRIIDIDILLYGQKRLNTPALTIPHPGLTERAFVMLPLVELAADFIYPGSRLSLSELLEELPPGQSIRPFSRLPQSGEDTAEDDEEDE; encoded by the coding sequence ATGGAAATAATCTACCTGGGGCTGGGGTCAAACACGGGTGAGCGTGAACAGAACCTGAAAGATGCCCAGAGCCGCCTTTCAGAGAAAATCAGTATTAGCGGCCTTTCTACAATTTATGAAACCAAGCCGCTTAACTGCCCGGCTCAACCCGACTTTTTAAATATGGTGCTGGAAGCCCGCACCGAACTTTCACCCCAAGACCTGCTTGCGTTTACCCAAAAGGTAGAGCAGGATATGGGACGAAGCCCAAGCAGCCATAACCAGCCCCGCATAATAGATATTGATATCCTGCTGTACGGACAGAAGCGCTTGAATACACCCGCCCTGACTATACCTCACCCCGGCCTGACTGAAAGGGCTTTTGTAATGCTGCCTCTTGTGGAACTGGCAGCTGATTTTATCTATCCGGGCAGCCGCTTAAGTTTGTCAGAGCTGCTTGAAGAACTGCCGCCCGGCCAGTCTATCCGCCCGTTTTCCCGCCTGCCGCAAAGCGGCGAAGATACAGCGGAAGATGACGAGGAGGACGAGTAA